In a genomic window of Maricaulis maris MCS10:
- a CDS encoding methyl-accepting chemotaxis protein, translating into MNAYAYTDDASAHEGATTDANAIAEAVGESAARASQGAEAAQVARDAMNQVEESSQVLERRVEALTDASQRINAILSTIEAIASQTNLLALNATIEAARAGDAGRGFAVVAGEVKALAGQTAKATEDIASRISALDNEVKEILDGVRGSGQSVARGKEAVDQMTQATQEVASQLNTLRDQVR; encoded by the coding sequence ATGAACGCCTACGCTTACACCGACGATGCTTCTGCCCATGAGGGCGCCACCACCGACGCCAATGCCATCGCTGAAGCCGTCGGCGAATCAGCTGCCCGCGCGTCACAGGGTGCCGAGGCCGCACAGGTCGCCCGTGACGCGATGAACCAGGTCGAGGAATCGAGCCAGGTGCTCGAGCGCCGGGTCGAAGCCCTCACCGACGCTTCCCAGCGCATCAACGCCATCCTTTCGACGATTGAAGCGATTGCCAGCCAGACCAATCTTCTGGCCCTGAACGCAACCATCGAGGCCGCCCGTGCCGGCGATGCCGGTCGCGGATTCGCGGTTGTTGCCGGTGAAGTGAAAGCGTTGGCCGGCCAGACCGCCAAGGCTACCGAAGACATTGCCTCGCGCATCTCGGCGCTCGACAATGAGGTCAAGGAAATCCTCGACGGTGTTCGCGGTTCCGGCCAGTCGGTGGCGCGCGGCAAGGAAGCCGTCGACCAGATGACCCAGGCGACCCAGGAAGTGGCCAGCCAGCTCAACACGCTGCGCGACCAGGTCCGCTAG